The following are from one region of the Gossypium hirsutum isolate 1008001.06 chromosome D03, Gossypium_hirsutum_v2.1, whole genome shotgun sequence genome:
- the LOC107949689 gene encoding flap endonuclease 1 isoform X3 gives MVSHFTICCLHHGDGEKASLFTSFILPASSLGLLFSSDASYVFDGQPPDLKKQELAKRYSKRADATEDLQEAMETGNKEDIEKLNM, from the exons atggtCTCTCATTTTACCATTTGTTGCCTTCACCATGGAGATGGAGAAAAGGCTTCTCTTTTCACTTCTTTTATTCTCCCTGCTTCTTCTCTTGGACTCCTCTTCAGCTCAGATGCAAg CTATGTTTTTGATGGGCAGCCTCCAGATTTGAAAAAACAAGAGCTTGCTAAGCG TTACTCAAAGAGGGCAGATGCTACTGAGGATTTGCAAGAAGCCATGGAG actGGAAATAAGGAGgacattgaaaaattaaatatgtag
- the LOC107949689 gene encoding uncharacterized protein isoform X1, with product MAPKGLLRTSKMLMLRQLAKSCCCFLFATISFLFHGLSFYHLLPSPWRWRKGFSFHFFYSPCFFSWTPLQLRCKPPDLKKQELAKRYSKRADATEDLQEAMETGNKEDIEKLNM from the exons ATGGCCCCAAAAG GCTTGCTGAGAACATCCAAGATGCTTATGCTGAGGCAGCTAGCTAAGAG CTGCTGTTGCTTTCTTTTTGCcaccatttcttttctttttcatggtCTCTCATTTTACCATTTGTTGCCTTCACCATGGAGATGGAGAAAAGGCTTCTCTTTTCACTTCTTTTATTCTCCCTGCTTCTTCTCTTGGACTCCTCTTCAGCTCAGATGCAAg CCTCCAGATTTGAAAAAACAAGAGCTTGCTAAGCG TTACTCAAAGAGGGCAGATGCTACTGAGGATTTGCAAGAAGCCATGGAG actGGAAATAAGGAGgacattgaaaaattaaatatgtag
- the LOC107949689 gene encoding uncharacterized protein isoform X2 has product MAPKGLLRTSKMLMLRQLAKRWRKGFSFHFFYSPCFFSWTPLQLRCKPPDLKKQELAKRYSKRADATEDLQEAMETGNKEDIEKLNM; this is encoded by the exons ATGGCCCCAAAAG GCTTGCTGAGAACATCCAAGATGCTTATGCTGAGGCAGCTAGCTAAGAG ATGGAGAAAAGGCTTCTCTTTTCACTTCTTTTATTCTCCCTGCTTCTTCTCTTGGACTCCTCTTCAGCTCAGATGCAAg CCTCCAGATTTGAAAAAACAAGAGCTTGCTAAGCG TTACTCAAAGAGGGCAGATGCTACTGAGGATTTGCAAGAAGCCATGGAG actGGAAATAAGGAGgacattgaaaaattaaatatgtag
- the LOC107949688 gene encoding uncharacterized protein: MPTLSEYPNSSACLLADSVEAERRLREAEDRLREAIQELQRRQRTAAIGDDPPCDHADDSCVANAIGNLCQSFLLSYGVRVGIGILLRAFSLARRQSYSSLLDLKQLVSEKDLMVREEACRVGLLFGGFTGSYHALRCLLRKLRKKETPVNAILAGSIAGLSILALDDSSRRRTLALYLLARVAQCAYNSAKSKNKFHFWGSHWRHGDSLLFSLACAQVMYAFVMRPESLPKAYQDFIQKTGPVAAPVYKAVRENCRGAPVNVASISAYLSSRGKANNVKLEEFPSIIPCSIIHPDTNSCLSHNAKAASATFRKTFPLYFSLTFVPFVVLHLQKFLDTPARTCWLAVKGSVRSTTFLSAFVGIFQAVICMHRKIASKDHKLVYWVAGGLSALSVLLEKKARRSELALYVLPRAGESLWYILVNRKLLPDVKNAEVALFCACMGGIMYYLEYEPDTMAPFLRGLIRRFLASRISNPGLSVNQTTSYTYLQTPDAVKKPKIQENPEVETSTPKQYNLESIPGL, from the exons ATGCCCACTCTCTCTGAATACCCGAATTCCTCAGCATGCTTGTTGGCGGACAGCGTGGAGGCGGAGCGACGGCTGCGTGAGGCTGAGGACCGATTGAGGGAAGCAATACAGGAGCTCCAGAGGCGTCAGAGGACGGCGGCGATTGGCGACGACCCGCCCTGCGACCATGCTGATGACTCCTGCGTGGCCAATGCCATTGGTAATCTTTGCCAAAGCTTTCTCCTTTCTTATGGCGTTAGAGTAGGTATCGGGATTCTTCTTCGCGCTTTCAGCCTCGCCAGACGACAGTCTTATTCTTCGCTTCTTGATCTCAAG CAACTTGTCTCCGAGAAAGATTTGATGGTGAGAGAGGAAGCATGCCGCGTTGGTTTACTTTTTGGTGGTTTCACAGGATCATACCATGCGCTTAGATGTTTACTAAGAAAACTGAGAAAGAAAGAGACACCAGTGAACGC AATTTTAGCAGGTTCGATTGCAGGGTTATCCATTTTGGCTTTGGATGATTCAAGCCGAAGACGTACACTTGCACTGTATCTTCTAGCTAGAGTAGCACAG TGTGCTTACAATTCTGCAAAGTCAAAAAATAagtttcacttttggggaagtcATTGGAGGCATGGTGATTCTCTGCTCTTTTCTTTAGCTTGTGCCCAG GTTATGTATGCCTTTGTGATGCGTCCTGAAAGCTTGCCAAAAGCATATCAAGATTTTATCCAGAAGACTGGTCCTGTTGCAGCTCCTGTATACAAGGCTGTAAGGGAAAACTGTAGAGGTGCTCCAGTGAATGTTGCATCTATTTCAGCCTACTTATCTAGTCGAGGGAAGGCCAATAATGTGAAGTTGGAAGAGTTCCCATCTATTATTCCTTGTTCTATTATTCATCCCGACACAAATTCTTGTCTATCGCACAATGCTAAGGCTGCATCAGCTACATTTAGGAAAACGTTTCCTCTGTACTTCTCTTTGACGTTTGTGCCATTTGTTGTTCTGCACCTACAGAAG TTTTTGGATACCCCTGCTCGTACCTGTTGGCTTGCTGTTAAAGGTTCTGTTCGATCAACAACTTTCTTGTCTGCATTTGTTGGAATTTTTCAG GCGGTTATATGCATGCATAGAAAGATTGCATCAAAAGACCACAAGCTGGTATATTGGGTCGCTGGTGGTTTATCAGCTCTTTCTGTATTACTGGAGAAAAAAGCTAGACGCAGTGAGCTTGCTCTATATGTTCTTCCTCGAGCTGGGGAATCATTGTGGTATATTTTGGTTAACAGGAAGCTACTTCCTGATGTTAAAAATGCCGAG GTTGCCTTATTTTGTGCATGCATGGGAGGGATCATGTACTACCTAGAATATGAGCCAGATACTATGGCCCCTTTCCTTCGGGGATTAATCCGTCGCTTCCTGGCAAGCAGAATAAGCAATCCTGGCCTGTCAGTTAATCAGACAACTTCCTATACCTACTTACAGACTCCTGATGCCGTTAAGAAGCCAAAAATACAGGAAAACCCAGAGGTAGAAACTTCAACTCCAAAACAATACAACCTTGAATCTATACCAGGGCTCTAA